The Bacteroidales bacterium region TACCCCAACAATACTACTCTCTGTGTGTAGCATGTAAAAACCGGATAAAGCGCTTTCGATAAGGCAGACAATACGTTTGGGATGATCATTAAAACCTATTTGCTTTCCCCTGAAATCTGTTACCGAGATTTTACAATTGCTGCCAGAGCACTTATTGTTATTATCGTTTGAACATGATAAAGCACCTAATAAAATAGAAGCTACAGTAAATAACAATATGTGTGTTTTTGAAGCAATCATAAGGGGAACTATAGAAACAACAAAGCTACAATTTTATCAGAAGCCGACCGATACGCCACCCATGAATGAAAAACCGGGATCCTGAAACTGCCAGGGCATAAGGTATTTGTTGTTGGTAATATTGTAGAGATTAAGGAAGCAAGAGAGAAAAACTTTTTTACCGAACTTAAAATCCTTAGAAACATGCACATTAACCGTTTCATGAGCAGTGAAAGCAGCCCTTCCGTATTTATTACTGCTGTCGTACATCTTACCTGCTACATGAACATAAGCAACCGCTTTGATACGGTATGGCAAATTCAATGAAAAGCCAAGATTGGTAACTTTATCGGGAACAAACGGTATCTGAGCGCCATCCTGTGTGGTGTCAATTTTATTAGTGATTTTTGTATCAAGCAGTGTGAAGTTAGCAAAGGCTTCAATCATTTCGGAAAACTTATAATTCAATGAAAACTCAAGGCCTTTAGAAGTAGTTTTCCCGGCGTTGATGGATTGTGTCTGCGATGGGTCTTGTGAAACCACATTATCAATAATAGCATCGTCAACCTCGTTCAGAAAACCGCGAATGGTGAACATACCAGATTCTTTAATGCGAAAATCAATACCAGCATCAATACCTAAGCCGGATTCGGGTTTCAGGTCGGGATTCGGAAGCTGGCCGTTCATACCCGGAACACCCTGGTCGGCAAGCAAAATTGTACCTCCAATGGATTTAAGACCGGGAGCCATAAAGCTTGAACCCGCATTTACAAAGGGACAGATGCCGATTTTTGAATTGTACTTGATACCTGCATTCCACAGAAAACGGTTCCAGGACTGTTTTTTGTTTCCCGGTGCAATGCCACCCAATTTTGTTATATCATAACTTATGATGTTGAACCTTGCACCGCCGCGAATGGTAAAACCAATTATGCGAAACTCCTCCTGTGCATAAATACCAATCTGGTTTGCCGAAGCATCATTGCCGGTTGTCTTAACATCATTCACGGGTTTGCCCCATGTGTTATAAGCCGCATACTGATAATCAACACCGCCTGTCAGCATACTGTTTTTGAAATGCCTGAATGAAACGGAAATATCGGCAGGGATTATGGTTTGTTGCACACCATTGTCGGATGCAAGCTGCAGGCGATCATCCCATGATAAAGCTGTGTTGGAAAAATTATCTTCCTGCCATGACCTGTCGTAATTGCGGTAGCCGACTTTTGTTTCAAGGGAAA contains the following coding sequences:
- a CDS encoding TonB-dependent receptor, with protein sequence MKKNRKILSLQKRFAFLAIAASLVMPALSFGQITKDTAYLNEVIITTSKTLQSKGNVTQKVDVITAKDLNGIISGNRNVAEAIQYIPGNAVSVLSRNDVNWGTYGAIGPKYSTYMMMGLPIDAFVDPMAIELNAIDRIEVQRGPASVLYSNYLSQDFAGNQCPLSGTVNLVLKEKIDTARTIISLSGGSYNTINGNIYHQSHFGRFHMFTGVSYERSDYTDYGSAGSWLNMIDHPGYNKGKLFLGMNYFIDKQEKHKLSLFVNGALHIGDVGRPNRGYNHMYNLVNFAYSFKINPNLSLETKVGYRNYDRSWQEDNFSNTALSWDDRLQLASDNGVQQTIIPADISVSFRHFKNSMLTGGVDYQYAAYNTWGKPVNDVKTTGNDASANQIGIYAQEEFRIIGFTIRGGARFNIISYDITKLGGIAPGNKKQSWNRFLWNAGIKYNSKIGICPFVNAGSSFMAPGLKSIGGTILLADQGVPGMNGQLPNPDLKPESGLGIDAGIDFRIKESGMFTIRGFLNEVDDAIIDNVVSQDPSQTQSINAGKTTSKGLEFSLNYKFSEMIEAFANFTLLDTKITNKIDTTQDGAQIPFVPDKVTNLGFSLNLPYRIKAVAYVHVAGKMYDSSNKYGRAAFTAHETVNVHVSKDFKFGKKVFLSCFLNLYNITNNKYLMPWQFQDPGFSFMGGVSVGF